A stretch of Roseovarius sp. M141 DNA encodes these proteins:
- a CDS encoding ABC transporter permease has product MAKPETIRGWGFVAPALLWTLAFFVVPFAIMAAMSLATLDGRELIWGFSLENYTRLFGQSYLLRAIVVSLEITLTVTIVSIVLAYPLAWIIAYRVPARWQRLALLLAILPFWTSYVVRSYAWLLVLSREGVINQALIGLGVISEPLTLASTRFATVTGFVHFFVMLLTLTIYANLIQLPANYRRAAVDLGASSWQAFRHVVLPLTMPGIATGAFLTFVLCIGDYITPQILGGNNELTGPQIIMVQLGRGANFPLAAAMSIVLMALVTLAYLAASRWLRLARL; this is encoded by the coding sequence ATGGCAAAGCCCGAGACGATACGCGGCTGGGGCTTCGTTGCCCCGGCCCTGCTCTGGACGCTGGCGTTCTTCGTCGTGCCGTTCGCCATCATGGCCGCGATGAGCCTTGCCACCCTCGACGGGCGCGAATTGATCTGGGGATTTTCGCTTGAAAACTACACGCGTCTTTTCGGGCAGAGCTACCTTCTGCGCGCCATCGTGGTATCGCTGGAAATCACTCTGACCGTCACGATCGTGTCGATTGTCCTCGCCTACCCGCTGGCCTGGATCATCGCCTATCGCGTGCCCGCGCGCTGGCAGAGACTAGCCCTCTTGCTGGCGATCCTGCCGTTCTGGACGTCCTATGTGGTGCGCTCCTACGCGTGGCTGCTGGTGCTTTCGCGCGAGGGGGTCATCAACCAGGCGCTGATCGGGTTGGGCGTGATATCCGAGCCGCTGACGCTGGCCTCGACCCGGTTCGCCACCGTCACCGGGTTCGTGCATTTCTTCGTCATGCTGCTGACGCTGACGATCTACGCCAACCTTATCCAACTGCCCGCGAACTACCGCCGTGCGGCAGTCGATCTGGGCGCCAGCAGTTGGCAGGCGTTCCGCCATGTCGTGCTGCCCCTGACGATGCCCGGCATTGCCACCGGCGCCTTTCTGACGTTTGTGCTGTGCATCGGCGACTACATCACGCCGCAGATCCTGGGCGGCAATAACGAGCTGACCGGCCCGCAGATCATCATGGTCCAGCTAGGGCGCGGCGCCAATTTTCCGCTGGCCGCCGCCATGTCGATCGTGCTGATGGCGCTGGTGACGCTGGCCTATCTGGCCGCCTCTCGCTGGCTGCGTCTGGCCCGGTTATGA
- a CDS encoding ABC transporter permease — protein MRRALPWIYMALAYAFIFLPVVTLVLFSFQDGRLPVPPFNGPTLKWYADVLGDSRLMSALLNSLLVGAGSAALSCALGFLAAYGLARHVLPGTLFLRGLLIAPMTVSYLIIGLGLLIVFNNYGPGPSLWAAGVGHVVINLPLAFAIIYASMGAQQENAERAARDLGASEWRVLALVTIPMLAPAILAAFFLCLTLSWDEFIIAFLMTRFDVTLPVEIWSLLRSGLSPRTNAIGSLVFLISVALVIGLELFIFGRKRR, from the coding sequence ATGAGGCGCGCGCTCCCATGGATCTACATGGCGCTGGCCTACGCGTTCATCTTCCTGCCGGTGGTGACGCTGGTGCTGTTTTCCTTTCAGGACGGCCGCCTGCCGGTGCCACCCTTCAACGGGCCGACCCTGAAATGGTATGCCGACGTGCTCGGCGATTCCCGCCTGATGTCGGCGCTGCTCAATTCGCTGCTGGTCGGCGCAGGCTCTGCCGCGCTGTCCTGTGCCTTGGGGTTCCTTGCCGCCTACGGTCTTGCGCGGCACGTCCTGCCCGGCACGCTGTTCCTGCGGGGCCTGCTGATCGCGCCGATGACGGTCAGCTACCTGATCATCGGCCTTGGCCTTCTGATCGTATTCAACAATTACGGCCCCGGCCCGTCGCTCTGGGCCGCCGGCGTCGGCCATGTGGTGATCAACCTGCCGCTGGCCTTTGCCATCATCTACGCCTCGATGGGGGCGCAGCAGGAGAACGCCGAGCGCGCGGCGCGTGATCTTGGCGCCAGCGAGTGGCGCGTGCTGGCGCTGGTGACGATCCCGATGCTGGCGCCCGCGATCCTTGCCGCATTTTTCCTGTGCCTCACGCTCAGCTGGGACGAATTCATCATCGCGTTCCTGATGACCCGCTTCGACGTGACCCTCCCGGTCGAGATCTGGAGCCTGCTGCGCTCGGGTCTGTCGCCGCGCACGAACGCCATCGGGAGCCTCGTCTTTCTGATCTCGGTCGCGCTCGTGATCGGGCTGGAACTGTTTATCTTCGGAAGGAAACGCCGTTGA
- a CDS encoding ABC transporter ATP-binding protein, whose product MTAPISLSGISHDFGDFRALDDINLEIEAGEYIVLLGPSGCGKTTLLSVLGGFIKPGHGTVVIGGHDMTGVAPAKRPTTTMFQDYALFPHMNLRDNVGFGPRMAGVGKAARNAKADELLDLVGLRDAALKRPYALSGGQRQRVALARSLAVDPDVLLLDEPLGALDLKLRHSMQDELKQIQRKIGTTFVHVTHDQEEAMAIADRIVVMNGGRIEDCGPPDRVYRRPGSLFAAGFMGEMNRIPASRQGALIETDLGALPAPDGTPTGALTLCLRPEQIGMGKGGWDMGRARITDAAFFGTHFRCHLRPEAAPDLALIAHLPPDARPEIGSSVTLSADPADLSIFEART is encoded by the coding sequence TTGACCGCCCCCATTTCCCTGTCCGGCATCAGCCACGATTTCGGCGATTTTCGTGCCTTGGACGATATCAACCTTGAAATCGAGGCGGGCGAATACATCGTCCTCCTTGGCCCCTCGGGCTGTGGCAAGACGACCCTGCTGTCGGTCCTTGGCGGGTTCATCAAGCCGGGGCACGGCACTGTTGTGATCGGCGGGCACGATATGACCGGCGTGGCCCCGGCCAAGCGGCCCACGACCACGATGTTTCAGGATTACGCGCTGTTTCCGCATATGAATCTGCGTGACAATGTGGGTTTCGGCCCCCGCATGGCGGGCGTCGGCAAGGCGGCGCGTAACGCCAAGGCGGATGAACTGCTGGATCTCGTCGGCCTGCGCGATGCCGCCCTCAAACGCCCCTATGCCCTGTCGGGTGGGCAACGCCAGCGCGTCGCGCTGGCCCGCAGCCTTGCCGTCGATCCTGACGTTTTGCTGCTGGACGAACCGCTGGGCGCGCTGGACCTGAAACTGCGTCACTCCATGCAGGACGAGCTGAAGCAGATCCAGCGCAAGATTGGCACGACCTTCGTGCATGTCACCCACGACCAGGAGGAGGCGATGGCCATCGCCGACCGCATCGTCGTGATGAACGGCGGGCGGATCGAGGATTGCGGCCCGCCGGATCGGGTGTACCGGCGGCCCGGATCGCTGTTCGCCGCCGGTTTCATGGGCGAGATGAACCGCATACCGGCCAGCCGCCAAGGTGCGTTGATAGAGACTGATCTGGGCGCCTTGCCCGCGCCGGACGGCACGCCGACAGGCGCGCTCACCCTCTGCCTGCGGCCCGAACAGATCGGCATGGGCAAGGGCGGCTGGGATATGGGGCGCGCGCGCATCACCGACGCCGCCTTCTTTGGCACGCATTTCCGCTGCCACCTGCGCCCCGAGGCCGCGCCGGACCTTGCCCTGATCGCGCATCTGCCGCCCGATGCCCGGCCAGAGATCGGCAGCAGTGTCACCCTTTCGGCCGATCCCGCCGACCTGTCGATTTTCGAGGCCCGGACATGA
- a CDS encoding MBL fold metallo-hydrolase: MKRAKPQDWYRTDRRADDVTYICEPHIEEFYRCNMWHVRGRDRDMLVDSGMGVVSLREWVPLVTERALTAVASHTHFDHIGCHHEFDDRCVHEAEAHILADPTNAATLADPYVTDEIFTQLPPLPYGSADYRLKSAPATRILSDGDMIDLGDRAFEVIHTPGHSPGGIALWETRTGILFSGDIVYDGPLIEDTYHADAADYHRSMVRLYDLPVQVVHGGHFPSYGADRHRQIIKDWLQAHERL, encoded by the coding sequence ATGAAACGCGCAAAGCCTCAGGATTGGTATCGCACCGACAGGCGCGCCGATGATGTCACCTATATATGCGAGCCGCATATCGAGGAATTCTACCGCTGCAACATGTGGCACGTCCGGGGCCGCGACCGCGATATGCTGGTCGATAGCGGGATGGGCGTGGTGTCCTTGCGCGAATGGGTGCCGCTCGTGACCGAGCGCGCCCTGACGGCAGTGGCCAGCCACACCCATTTCGACCACATCGGTTGTCATCACGAATTCGACGACCGCTGCGTGCATGAGGCCGAGGCGCACATATTGGCGGACCCCACCAATGCCGCGACCTTGGCCGATCCCTACGTCACCGACGAGATTTTCACGCAACTGCCGCCGCTGCCCTATGGCTCTGCCGATTACAGGCTCAAATCCGCCCCGGCGACCCGTATTCTAAGCGATGGCGATATGATCGATCTGGGCGACCGCGCGTTCGAGGTGATCCACACACCCGGCCATTCCCCCGGCGGCATTGCCCTGTGGGAAACGCGGACCGGGATCCTGTTTTCCGGCGATATCGTCTATGACGGGCCGCTGATTGAGGACACGTATCATGCCGATGCTGCTGATTATCACCGCTCGATGGTGCGGCTGTATGATCTGCCGGTGCAGGTCGTGCATGGCGGCCATTTTCCCAGCTATGGCGCGGACCGCCATCGCCAGATCATCAAGGATTGGTTGCAAGCGCATGAGCGGCTGTAG
- a CDS encoding paraquat-inducible protein A, with protein sequence MNQTHAPQDGLTHDELDQLIACPHCDLVYSTPHVAQDERAYCHRCHSVLIAPRRKAGKRLIALASSILILITGAMFFPFLSIGAGGLHHGTSIVQTSLAFTGMLAVLTPAILAFIVIIPMARLFLLIYVLVPVIQDKPPARLARPAFRLAEDLTPWSMAEIFAIGCAVALVKLSDLAEVSLGPAAWMFAVLMIIFVMTDSLMCRYSIWKSLEP encoded by the coding sequence ATGAACCAGACGCACGCACCACAAGACGGCCTGACACACGATGAGCTTGACCAGCTTATCGCCTGTCCGCATTGCGACCTGGTGTATTCCACGCCGCATGTGGCGCAGGACGAACGCGCCTATTGCCACAGATGTCATTCTGTCCTGATCGCGCCGCGCCGCAAGGCCGGCAAACGGCTGATCGCGCTGGCCAGCAGTATTTTGATCCTGATTACCGGGGCGATGTTCTTTCCCTTTCTGTCGATCGGGGCGGGGGGGCTGCATCACGGCACGTCGATCGTGCAGACCAGCCTTGCCTTTACCGGCATGCTGGCGGTGCTGACGCCGGCCATTCTGGCCTTTATCGTCATCATCCCGATGGCGCGCCTGTTCCTGCTGATCTACGTGCTGGTGCCGGTCATACAGGACAAACCGCCGGCGCGGCTGGCACGGCCGGCCTTTCGTCTGGCCGAGGATCTGACGCCATGGTCCATGGCCGAGATTTTCGCCATCGGTTGCGCCGTCGCATTGGTCAAGCTCAGCGATCTGGCCGAGGTCAGCCTGGGCCCCGCCGCATGGATGTTTGCGGTGCTGATGATCATCTTCGTGATGACCGACAGCCTGATGTGCCGCTATTCGATCTGGAAATCGCTGGAGCCATGA
- a CDS encoding paraquat-inducible protein A — MRTAREMGLIGCQRCTRVSPAGTEICARCGGKVQSRDPMSLQKVMAWWALGVACYIPGNLYPMLETKTLVNSQSSTIIGGAVELAHHGAWGVAIIILLASAVIPMAKFIIILGLVIGVRRGPQVSEGRRQKLYEVVEYIGRWSMVDVFVVAVLSSLVQLQTLVNISPGPASIFFALSVIFTMISAQSFDSRLIWDTGKSPKPELPPEPTAHKERSA, encoded by the coding sequence ATGAGAACAGCGCGTGAAATGGGCCTGATCGGCTGCCAGCGCTGCACGCGCGTGTCCCCTGCGGGCACCGAAATCTGCGCGCGCTGTGGGGGCAAGGTCCAGTCGCGCGACCCGATGTCGCTGCAAAAGGTGATGGCGTGGTGGGCGCTGGGCGTGGCCTGCTATATCCCCGGCAACCTCTATCCGATGCTTGAGACGAAAACGCTGGTCAACTCGCAGAGCAGCACGATCATCGGCGGCGCGGTGGAACTGGCCCATCATGGTGCCTGGGGCGTCGCGATCATCATCCTGCTTGCCAGTGCCGTCATTCCGATGGCCAAGTTCATTATCATCCTTGGGCTTGTCATCGGCGTGCGGCGCGGGCCGCAGGTTTCTGAGGGGCGGCGCCAAAAGCTGTACGAGGTTGTCGAATATATCGGCCGCTGGTCGATGGTCGACGTGTTTGTCGTCGCGGTCCTGTCGTCCCTGGTGCAGTTGCAAACTCTGGTAAATATATCACCCGGACCGGCGAGTATCTTTTTCGCTTTGTCCGTCATCTTCACCATGATATCCGCACAAAGCTTCGACAGTCGGCTGATCTGGGATACGGGCAAGTCGCCCAAGCCTGAATTACCGCCCGAACCTACGGCTCATAAGGAACGCTCGGCGTGA
- a CDS encoding MlaD family protein encodes MTQGNQTPPLPPVKPAGQSPFRRLSMVWIIPAIALFAVVGVAVKTYLDRGPVIEIAFENASGISAGATELRYRDVTVGMVEKIGFTDGLDRVMVSVRLNKEVTDYVDADAQFWVVRPEVTAQGVSGLATVLSGVYIEGLWDSEPSGARRKFDGLSDAPLERLNQKGLLLTLRAAGKASLTEGAPVIYQGITVGKIGRTSISDDGSTAEAQAIIFEPHDRLIDSATRFWDTSGFSFTLGPGGAALDFSSIASLISGGVTFATMVSGGVPLEQGAVMSIYADEASARAAVFSRDEGKTLTLSAVFEDNIAGLAVDAPVDMAGLNIGRVSALNGLVDPETFGDNRVRLVATLTIQPGRLGLEGKKDDTTAMEFLSTRVKGGLRARLATASILTGGLKVELTEVPDAPPAEIVALPEGGARIPTTASDISDVAATAEGVFNRINNLPVEEIMNQVLSLLGNANALITSEGVRNAPETLNSLLVDARDVITSDDIKALPGQLSGVIDRLATLIDGFNSQELSNRLGKALDDAAEAASGVNAAVEGVPDLVARINAVAANVEKVAIDKMADQMTELLTTVDSYLNQTSTRELPASLNMSLTELSAVLTQLREAGVVETAKNTLNSASNAADRIADASADLPKLIEQARRVLAQAGTTIEGYQANTGLGRDARDALREVQRAAQAVSSLARAIERNPNSLLTGK; translated from the coding sequence GTGACACAAGGCAATCAGACACCGCCCCTCCCGCCGGTCAAACCCGCAGGCCAAAGCCCGTTCAGGCGCCTGTCGATGGTTTGGATCATCCCGGCCATTGCGTTGTTCGCAGTGGTTGGCGTGGCGGTCAAAACGTATCTCGACCGCGGTCCGGTGATCGAAATCGCGTTTGAGAATGCCTCGGGCATATCGGCGGGGGCGACGGAATTGCGGTATCGCGATGTGACCGTCGGCATGGTCGAGAAGATCGGTTTCACCGACGGGCTGGACCGGGTGATGGTGTCGGTGCGCCTGAACAAGGAGGTTACCGATTACGTCGATGCCGACGCCCAGTTCTGGGTGGTGCGTCCGGAGGTGACAGCCCAAGGGGTCTCGGGGCTGGCTACGGTGTTGTCTGGCGTCTACATCGAAGGGCTGTGGGACAGTGAGCCTAGCGGAGCGCGTCGCAAATTCGACGGCCTCAGCGATGCCCCGCTGGAGCGGTTGAACCAGAAGGGCCTGCTGCTGACGCTGCGCGCTGCCGGAAAGGCGTCCCTGACCGAGGGCGCGCCGGTGATTTATCAGGGCATAACCGTGGGCAAGATCGGCAGGACGTCGATCAGCGATGACGGCAGCACCGCCGAGGCGCAGGCGATCATATTCGAGCCACATGACCGGCTGATCGACAGCGCGACCCGGTTCTGGGATACGTCGGGTTTCTCCTTTACGCTGGGGCCGGGTGGTGCGGCGCTGGATTTCTCGTCCATCGCGTCGCTGATTTCGGGCGGCGTGACCTTTGCCACGATGGTATCGGGCGGTGTCCCGCTGGAGCAAGGGGCAGTCATGTCGATCTATGCCGATGAGGCATCGGCGCGCGCTGCCGTCTTCTCGAGAGACGAAGGCAAGACGTTGACTCTGTCGGCGGTGTTCGAGGACAACATTGCCGGGCTTGCCGTCGACGCCCCCGTCGACATGGCCGGGCTGAATATCGGGCGCGTTTCAGCGCTGAACGGTCTGGTGGATCCCGAAACCTTTGGTGACAATCGCGTGCGTCTGGTCGCAACCCTGACGATCCAGCCCGGGCGGCTGGGGCTTGAGGGCAAAAAGGATGATACGACGGCGATGGAGTTTCTCAGCACGCGGGTAAAGGGCGGGCTGCGCGCGCGGCTGGCAACCGCGTCGATCCTGACAGGCGGCCTGAAGGTCGAGCTGACCGAGGTGCCGGATGCGCCCCCCGCCGAAATTGTTGCCCTGCCCGAGGGCGGCGCGCGTATCCCCACCACCGCAAGCGACATATCGGATGTCGCCGCCACCGCCGAGGGCGTGTTCAATCGCATCAACAACCTGCCCGTCGAAGAGATCATGAATCAGGTGCTCAGTCTTTTGGGCAACGCCAACGCGCTGATCACCAGCGAGGGCGTGCGCAACGCACCAGAGACGCTGAACAGCCTTCTGGTCGACGCCCGCGATGTCATCACATCGGACGATATCAAGGCGCTGCCCGGTCAGCTGAGCGGCGTGATCGACAGGCTTGCGACGCTGATCGATGGCTTCAACAGTCAGGAATTGTCCAACCGTCTGGGCAAGGCGCTGGATGACGCCGCCGAGGCGGCAAGCGGGGTGAATGCGGCGGTCGAGGGCGTGCCGGACCTGGTCGCGCGCATCAATGCGGTTGCCGCCAATGTCGAAAAGGTCGCCATCGACAAGATGGCAGACCAGATGACCGAACTGCTGACCACCGTCGACAGCTACCTGAACCAGACCAGCACAAGGGAGCTGCCCGCCAGCCTCAACATGTCGCTGACCGAGCTGAGCGCAGTCCTGACCCAGCTGCGCGAGGCCGGCGTCGTCGAGACGGCCAAGAATACGCTGAACTCGGCCAGCAATGCCGCCGACAGGATTGCGGATGCCAGCGCCGATCTGCCCAAGCTGATCGAACAGGCGCGCCGGGTTCTGGCGCAGGCGGGCACGACCATCGAGGGCTATCAGGCCAATACCGGCCTTGGCCGGGATGCCCGCGATGCGCTGCGCGAGGTGCAGCGCGCCGCGCAGGCCGTTTCGTCGCTGGCCCGCGCGATCGAACGCAATCCAAATTCCCTTCTGACAGGAAAATGA
- a CDS encoding membrane integrity-associated transporter subunit PqiC yields MLKTGTLAMLGAAATLAACGGTPDERVAVPRTDPVQSQRISYSTVALREVSLPTYAASEEIYVSGPGGVISPDEGLLWADEPGRAITLELTRYLAQITGARVASEPWPFVDRAQVELELRVEEMLAHVDGTFRLSGQYFVAPENGRDRANLFAVVVPIGGTFSAQDIAAARGSAVRQLAGEIAAKGLR; encoded by the coding sequence ATGTTGAAAACAGGAACACTCGCCATGCTCGGCGCTGCCGCTACGCTCGCGGCCTGCGGCGGCACTCCGGACGAGCGCGTCGCGGTCCCCCGCACCGATCCGGTCCAAAGCCAGCGCATTTCCTACAGTACGGTCGCCCTGCGCGAGGTGTCGCTGCCGACCTATGCCGCGTCCGAGGAGATATACGTCTCCGGCCCCGGTGGCGTCATCAGCCCTGACGAGGGTCTGCTATGGGCCGATGAGCCGGGCCGCGCGATCACGCTGGAACTGACGCGCTATCTGGCGCAGATCACCGGCGCGCGCGTCGCGTCCGAGCCGTGGCCGTTCGTCGACCGCGCTCAGGTCGAACTGGAGCTGCGGGTCGAGGAAATGCTGGCCCATGTCGACGGCACCTTCCGCCTGTCCGGCCAGTATTTCGTCGCGCCCGAGAATGGCCGTGACCGGGCGAACCTGTTTGCGGTGGTCGTGCCGATTGGCGGCACATTCAGCGCGCAGGACATCGCCGCCGCGCGCGGCTCTGCCGTGCGACAGCTGGCGGGCGAGATCGCAGCCAAGGGCCTGCGCTGA
- a CDS encoding efflux RND transporter periplasmic adaptor subunit, with translation MTHFLSVARRVALLIAPLVLAVPALAQQGDRPPPAVTVVTVEAQDVDLTTTLPGRVVASAEAEVRPQVAGIITERLFHEGGRVEEGDILYKIDPASYDAAVAQAKAAVAQAQAQVKASRREAERLETLSQRNVISEQALDSAIADRDGAIASLQAAQAQLQSAEIEKDRTMIRARLSGEIGRSMVSPGALVTASQQSPLATVRNIDPVYVDVTQSAAEMLDFRRGNRGDQTKSQSQEVKLTLADGTVFKQSGHLTAAEPVVNPLTGVVVLRITFDNPDQLLLPGMYVQAEMPSGQAEGAFLVPQEGVSRNRRGQPTALVVGQDGTVEQRVLTVQQDLDRYWVVTDGLKGGDRIIVDGLQKASPGAVVTPQERESAEAATAAPDMAAPEQAAPEPEAEPEGDPAAPEKPAE, from the coding sequence ATGACCCATTTCCTTTCTGTCGCGCGCCGTGTGGCGTTGCTGATCGCCCCGCTTGTTTTGGCTGTCCCGGCGCTTGCGCAGCAAGGGGACAGGCCGCCCCCCGCCGTGACCGTGGTGACGGTCGAGGCGCAGGATGTCGATCTGACCACCACTTTGCCGGGCCGCGTCGTCGCTTCGGCTGAGGCGGAGGTGAGACCGCAGGTGGCGGGCATCATCACCGAGCGCCTGTTTCACGAGGGCGGGCGCGTTGAGGAAGGCGATATCCTGTACAAGATAGATCCGGCCAGCTACGACGCCGCCGTCGCACAGGCCAAGGCCGCCGTCGCGCAGGCGCAGGCGCAGGTCAAGGCCAGCCGCCGCGAGGCCGAGCGGCTCGAGACACTTTCGCAGCGCAACGTGATCAGCGAACAGGCACTGGATTCCGCCATCGCCGACCGCGACGGCGCTATTGCCAGCCTTCAGGCCGCGCAGGCGCAGCTGCAATCCGCCGAAATCGAGAAGGACCGCACCATGATCCGCGCGCGCCTGTCAGGCGAAATTGGCCGCTCGATGGTCAGCCCCGGCGCGCTTGTGACGGCCAGTCAGCAGTCCCCGCTGGCAACCGTCCGCAACATCGATCCCGTCTATGTAGACGTGACGCAATCGGCGGCGGAAATGCTGGACTTTCGCCGTGGCAACCGCGGCGACCAGACCAAGAGCCAATCGCAAGAGGTCAAGCTGACGCTGGCCGATGGTACGGTGTTCAAGCAATCGGGCCATTTGACGGCGGCAGAGCCTGTGGTCAATCCGCTGACCGGGGTCGTTGTGTTGCGCATTACCTTTGATAATCCGGACCAGCTGTTGCTGCCGGGCATGTATGTACAGGCTGAAATGCCCAGCGGACAAGCCGAGGGCGCGTTTTTGGTGCCCCAAGAGGGCGTCTCGCGCAACCGCCGTGGCCAGCCAACCGCGCTGGTCGTCGGGCAGGACGGCACGGTCGAGCAACGCGTGCTGACGGTGCAGCAGGATCTGGATCGTTACTGGGTCGTCACGGACGGACTGAAGGGTGGCGACCGCATCATCGTCGATGGTCTGCAAAAGGCATCTCCGGGCGCCGTGGTGACACCGCAGGAACGCGAGAGCGCCGAAGCCGCCACGGCGGCACCCGACATGGCCGCCCCCGAACAGGCCGCGCCAGAGCCGGAAGCAGAGCCAGAAGGCGATCCCGCCGCCCCCGAAAAGCCCGCCGAATAA